The Agarilytica rhodophyticola genome has a window encoding:
- a CDS encoding peroxiredoxin-like family protein, with amino-acid sequence MSIQKPKAGQSFPSITMNDLQGGTRDLSKPNAPYDWQMVVVYRGKHCPLCTRYLSELNTLLPEFHALGIDVVAVSADTEVRAKEQISQINPNFNIAYGLTIEQMQTLGLYISNPRSQAEYDRPFAEPGLFVINAEGNIQIVDISNAPFVRPELTSLLMGLKFIRNPENNYPVRGTY; translated from the coding sequence ATGAGTATACAGAAACCCAAAGCAGGGCAAAGTTTCCCTTCAATAACCATGAATGATCTACAAGGAGGCACACGGGATTTATCTAAGCCCAATGCACCTTACGATTGGCAAATGGTGGTTGTCTATCGAGGTAAACACTGCCCTCTTTGCACCCGCTATTTATCTGAACTCAACACATTGTTACCGGAGTTTCATGCCTTGGGCATTGACGTAGTAGCAGTATCCGCGGATACAGAAGTAAGAGCGAAAGAACAAATATCTCAAATAAACCCTAATTTTAACATCGCTTATGGCCTGACCATAGAACAGATGCAAACTCTAGGTCTGTATATTTCCAACCCTCGTTCACAAGCTGAATATGACCGCCCCTTTGCTGAGCCAGGATTATTTGTAATTAACGCCGAAGGCAATATACAAATCGTCGATATTTCCAATGCGCCGTTCGTACGCCCGGAATTGACGTCTTTGTTAATGGGCTTGAAATTTATCCGTAACCCCGAAAATAACTACCCCGTAAGAGGAACCTACTAA
- a CDS encoding DNA-binding domain-containing protein, with protein sequence MTLEKFQQQMTEFVFHKQEAKSLSSFAKEYSEEELNARLAIYQNNTFYSLIEALKDLYPTVLGAIGNDLFSVSARIFLDNNPPSSAAMVDFGQQFPSFLSEFSGAESFPYIQDLAQLDLIRHLSYHAADDIPVPHESFAQMDIEFLANSKVKAIDSAKLLASDFAIFDIWEHEDNEQEFSFDVSKAQAVLSIRPYADVDLYSLNQGNFIFLKCLTDNMTINEALMIADEESDQFNPTHAISFLIQSGFCAEIIGE encoded by the coding sequence ATGACACTTGAAAAATTTCAACAGCAGATGACCGAGTTCGTTTTTCACAAACAAGAGGCTAAAAGCCTTAGCTCCTTTGCGAAAGAATATTCAGAAGAAGAATTAAATGCACGTTTAGCTATCTATCAAAATAATACATTTTATTCATTAATCGAAGCATTAAAAGATTTATATCCAACTGTCTTAGGTGCTATCGGAAATGATTTATTTAGTGTCAGTGCACGTATTTTTTTAGACAATAATCCGCCCTCAAGCGCAGCAATGGTTGATTTTGGCCAACAATTTCCATCTTTTTTAAGTGAATTTTCAGGCGCAGAATCATTTCCATATATACAGGATTTAGCTCAGTTAGACTTAATTCGTCATTTAAGCTATCACGCAGCCGATGATATACCTGTACCACATGAAAGCTTCGCCCAAATGGATATAGAGTTCCTTGCCAACTCAAAAGTAAAAGCTATCGACTCTGCTAAACTATTAGCTTCAGACTTCGCAATTTTTGACATATGGGAACATGAAGATAATGAGCAAGAATTTTCTTTCGATGTATCAAAAGCGCAGGCAGTATTGTCAATACGTCCATATGCCGATGTTGATTTATATTCTTTAAATCAAGGGAATTTTATTTTTCTAAAGTGTCTTACTGATAACATGACAATTAATGAAGCACTTATGATTGCAGACGAAGAGTCGGATCAATTTAATCCGACCCATGCAATTTCCTTTTTGATTCAATCAGGCTTTTGCGCCGAAATTATTGGAGAATAA
- the fabA gene encoding 3-hydroxyacyl-[acyl-carrier-protein] dehydratase FabA, with product MLNFEQKSSFTKEELISCGNGEMFGPGNAQLPVPNMLMLDRIAHISKAGGEFGKGEIIAELDINPNLWFFDCHFPGDPVMPGCLGLDAMWQLVGFFLAWKGNEGRGRALGAGEVKFTGQILPTAKKVSYHIHLKRVIERRLIMGIADGRVAVDGKEIYFAKDLRVGLFTNTETF from the coding sequence ATGCTCAATTTCGAACAGAAGTCTTCTTTCACCAAAGAAGAGTTAATCTCCTGCGGCAATGGTGAAATGTTTGGGCCTGGCAATGCTCAACTGCCTGTCCCTAATATGCTTATGTTGGATAGAATCGCGCACATTAGCAAGGCAGGAGGCGAATTTGGTAAAGGCGAAATTATCGCCGAACTCGATATTAATCCCAATCTATGGTTCTTTGATTGCCACTTCCCAGGTGACCCTGTCATGCCTGGCTGTCTAGGCTTAGATGCTATGTGGCAATTAGTAGGGTTCTTCCTTGCTTGGAAGGGCAATGAAGGCCGTGGAAGAGCGCTAGGAGCGGGAGAAGTAAAATTTACTGGCCAAATATTACCAACCGCGAAAAAGGTCAGTTACCATATCCACTTAAAGCGTGTTATTGAACGCAGACTTATCATGGGTATTGCCGATGGCCGCGTAGCTGTTGACGGAAAAGAGATTTACTTTGCCAAAGACCTGCGTGTAGGCTTATTCACCAATACCGAAACGTTCTAG
- a CDS encoding sugar nucleotide-binding protein — translation MGFRVLLRAAQKEFAEAVSAVFEEQAINVLIPSDLDWSDEGAIDEYFQENSPCFVVNYGAEQAFADADEEMRIHANIVNLCKVGKIPLIHFSSYRVFGEEAVEGEIDEQSLPAPADAYGQYLLGLEKACESLEQHLILRVSWLLAGSDNSLFETFIPKLVEKNTVYASDHDFGRPVCMDFMANLVLAMSQQVLCGAENWGIFHVHGSDKCSEAEFCDAIVRFINAELENNVDMPEIASLHDSKRTLKGNALLVGNRCTDNFGVQLWSWRKGLKSMVKNYLTEKNYLVG, via the coding sequence TTGGGTTTCAGAGTCTTATTACGTGCAGCGCAAAAAGAATTTGCCGAGGCTGTCAGTGCGGTTTTTGAAGAACAAGCGATAAATGTGCTTATTCCTAGCGATTTGGATTGGAGTGATGAAGGTGCTATTGATGAGTATTTTCAAGAAAACTCACCTTGTTTTGTGGTTAATTACGGAGCAGAGCAGGCTTTTGCCGATGCTGACGAGGAGATGCGAATTCACGCAAATATCGTCAACTTGTGCAAGGTGGGTAAGATTCCTTTAATTCACTTCTCCTCATACCGAGTGTTTGGGGAAGAAGCTGTGGAAGGTGAGATTGATGAACAATCACTGCCGGCTCCTGCGGATGCCTATGGTCAGTATTTATTAGGCTTAGAAAAAGCATGCGAGAGTCTCGAACAGCATTTAATTCTGCGTGTAAGTTGGCTGCTGGCCGGTAGCGATAACAGTTTATTTGAAACCTTTATCCCCAAACTTGTTGAAAAAAATACTGTGTACGCTTCCGACCACGATTTTGGTCGACCTGTTTGTATGGACTTTATGGCTAACCTCGTTTTAGCCATGTCTCAGCAAGTCCTTTGTGGTGCCGAGAATTGGGGTATTTTTCATGTCCATGGATCTGATAAGTGTTCAGAGGCTGAGTTCTGTGATGCTATTGTACGTTTTATTAATGCAGAATTAGAGAACAATGTGGATATGCCTGAAATCGCCAGTCTCCACGATAGTAAAAGAACGCTAAAGGGAAATGCGCTATTAGTGGGTAATCGCTGTACTGATAATTTTGGGGTTCAGCTCTGGTCGTGGCGAAAAGGACTAAAATCAATGGTGAAAAATTATTTGACAGAGAAAAATTATCTGGTGGGGTAA
- a CDS encoding TetR/AcrR family transcriptional regulator, with protein MAAKKAGRPRAFEREKALLAAMHVFWAKGYDGASMKDLTQAMGINSPSLYAVFGDKHKLYLETIDCYASNDACAPLVAFETEPDIHKAVRAFMKAVISYSVDNDSGSSGCFLTSCVAASAEEVEGTQELLQRAIKDTDARLCRRFELEKARGALPKNFPSMERARLMFDLRQGYVFRARAAMDSEHMLKDVEYRVKMVMEAPEEEL; from the coding sequence ATGGCAGCAAAAAAAGCGGGTAGGCCACGAGCTTTCGAGCGAGAAAAGGCGCTGTTAGCGGCGATGCATGTATTTTGGGCGAAAGGCTATGATGGTGCATCGATGAAGGATTTAACTCAGGCAATGGGAATCAATAGCCCAAGCCTTTATGCCGTTTTTGGAGATAAGCATAAACTCTATCTAGAAACTATTGACTGCTATGCTTCCAACGATGCATGTGCACCTTTGGTAGCTTTTGAAACCGAGCCTGATATCCATAAAGCGGTACGTGCTTTTATGAAGGCGGTGATCAGTTATAGTGTTGATAATGACAGTGGTTCAAGTGGATGTTTTCTAACATCTTGCGTTGCTGCCAGCGCTGAAGAAGTTGAAGGTACGCAAGAATTGCTACAGCGAGCAATCAAAGACACTGATGCAAGGTTGTGCCGGCGTTTTGAATTGGAGAAAGCCAGAGGTGCTTTGCCGAAGAATTTTCCTTCAATGGAGCGCGCCCGGCTGATGTTTGATTTGCGTCAAGGTTATGTTTTTAGAGCGCGTGCGGCTATGGATAGTGAACACATGCTTAAGGATGTGGAATATAGGGTAAAAATGGTAATGGAAGCACCAGAGGAAGAATTATAA
- a CDS encoding YybH family protein, which produces MIQDDNEITKVRENLASWLRAFNAKNMDSLFSLYDPNSLYANANAPLMRGIEQIKPWYQEALANVQGELLYREEAAIQDGNLAMLLGAYYFKPPHEIAPPSDAKLTGGTGRVALVYKRNQEGDWKLLFDMDNTPPDISPETFLQPTSV; this is translated from the coding sequence ATGATACAAGACGATAATGAAATAACAAAAGTCAGAGAAAATTTAGCAAGCTGGCTGCGCGCTTTTAACGCAAAGAATATGGATTCTCTTTTCTCACTATACGACCCCAACAGTTTATATGCCAACGCTAATGCACCACTTATGCGCGGTATAGAACAGATAAAACCCTGGTACCAAGAGGCCTTAGCTAACGTCCAAGGTGAACTACTGTACCGGGAAGAAGCCGCCATTCAAGATGGTAACTTGGCCATGTTATTAGGCGCTTACTACTTTAAGCCACCACATGAGATTGCACCACCAAGTGATGCCAAACTCACAGGGGGCACAGGACGGGTCGCACTGGTGTATAAACGCAATCAGGAAGGTGACTGGAAGTTATTATTCGACATGGACAATACACCGCCAGACATTAGCCCTGAAACATTTCTGCAGCCTACCAGCGTCTAA
- the galU gene encoding UTP--glucose-1-phosphate uridylyltransferase GalU codes for MIKKCLFPVAGYGTRFLPATKSMPKEMLPVVNKPLVQYGVEEAIEAGLDEVGFVTGRGKRAIADHFDVSYELEHQIAGTSKEQYLESIREVMSKGSFSFTRQTEMAGLGDAILNGRRLIENQAFGVVLSDDLCVAEEGVLSQMVKLYKQFRCSIVAVQEVPEEDIHKFGVIGGEQIKEGIYQVNQMVEKPDPKDAPSNLAIIGRYILTPDIFEILENTPPGKNNEVQLTDALMTQATDGCVLAYKFKGKRFDCGSVAGFVNATNYVYENIYGAK; via the coding sequence ATGATTAAGAAGTGCCTATTTCCAGTCGCGGGTTACGGAACTCGCTTCTTGCCTGCCACCAAATCCATGCCTAAAGAGATGTTGCCCGTGGTAAACAAGCCGCTGGTGCAGTATGGCGTGGAAGAAGCTATCGAGGCGGGGCTAGATGAAGTTGGTTTTGTAACTGGACGTGGTAAACGCGCTATTGCAGACCATTTTGATGTAAGTTATGAACTTGAACATCAAATCGCCGGAACTTCTAAGGAGCAATATTTAGAGTCAATACGCGAGGTGATGTCAAAGGGGTCGTTTTCATTCACCCGCCAGACAGAAATGGCCGGTTTGGGAGATGCCATTCTCAATGGTCGCCGCCTTATCGAGAACCAAGCTTTTGGTGTTGTTTTGTCGGACGATTTGTGTGTGGCAGAAGAGGGAGTTCTCTCGCAGATGGTCAAGTTATACAAGCAGTTCCGCTGCAGCATCGTTGCGGTACAGGAAGTGCCTGAGGAAGATATTCACAAGTTTGGTGTTATCGGTGGCGAGCAAATTAAAGAAGGTATTTATCAGGTCAACCAAATGGTAGAGAAGCCTGACCCGAAAGATGCGCCAAGTAATTTGGCGATTATCGGTCGTTATATCCTTACTCCTGACATTTTTGAAATTCTAGAAAATACGCCTCCTGGCAAAAATAATGAAGTACAGCTAACCGATGCACTCATGACCCAGGCGACGGACGGTTGTGTGTTGGCTTATAAATTCAAAGGTAAGCGATTTGACTGCGGTAGTGTTGCTGGATTTGTGAATGCTACAAATTATGTCTACGAAAATATTTATGGTGCAAAATAG
- a CDS encoding winged helix-turn-helix transcriptional regulator, with amino-acid sequence MSFGNIKVTTSLIESINKGIDQWLADDESDACPVRDILTRVGDKWSVLVLMRLGRQPERFRSLMRAIDGISQRMLTSTLRGLEYDGLVHRQVFDTRPPSVEYSLTDMGLSLVGHISVLANWAIEHRSQIEDAHCAYNSSQADD; translated from the coding sequence TTGTCTTTTGGTAACATAAAAGTAACCACCTCATTGATTGAAAGCATCAATAAAGGGATCGACCAGTGGCTGGCAGATGATGAGAGTGATGCATGCCCTGTGCGTGATATATTGACCCGAGTCGGTGATAAGTGGAGTGTGCTTGTGCTAATGCGTCTAGGGCGTCAACCTGAACGTTTTCGCTCACTTATGCGTGCCATCGATGGTATTTCTCAGCGCATGCTAACATCGACTTTGCGAGGTCTAGAATATGATGGTTTGGTGCATCGGCAGGTCTTTGATACTCGGCCACCATCGGTAGAATATAGTTTGACTGATATGGGACTATCTTTAGTTGGCCATATCAGTGTGTTGGCCAATTGGGCGATTGAGCACCGCTCTCAGATAGAAGACGCGCATTGTGCTTATAACAGCAGCCAAGCTGATGATTAA
- a CDS encoding YybH family protein — MQNKRKIAHYPHQIVERVAEFIEQGDLEGIVTMFHPQCKIAMDPEQAPMEGHDAVRSIFSDYVAQKVKLLGTVSGEMINDDIAILQGSWSIEDAEGNTLGGGISTEVTKRLDHGGWVYFIDCPIRVPSVSTHKPSET, encoded by the coding sequence ATGCAAAATAAACGAAAAATCGCCCATTACCCGCATCAAATTGTTGAGCGTGTCGCTGAATTTATCGAACAAGGGGATCTAGAGGGTATCGTCACAATGTTTCATCCTCAATGCAAAATTGCTATGGATCCGGAACAAGCACCAATGGAAGGCCACGACGCGGTACGATCAATATTTTCCGACTATGTTGCACAAAAAGTTAAACTGCTCGGCACTGTATCGGGTGAAATGATTAACGACGACATTGCCATTCTTCAAGGATCTTGGAGTATCGAAGATGCAGAGGGAAACACATTAGGAGGAGGCATTTCTACAGAGGTAACAAAACGTTTGGATCACGGTGGATGGGTATATTTTATCGACTGTCCTATTCGCGTTCCCTCTGTTAGCACTCATAAACCATCAGAGACTTAA
- a CDS encoding phosphomannomutase, translating to MKIDIKCFKAYDIRGKVPLELNQDVAYRVGRAYVEYLQAKTVVVGHDIRLTSEELSNALIKGITEAGADVIHIGECGTEEVYFATFHLNTDGGICVTASHNPMDYNGMKLVKQGSRPISGDDGLAEIKAIAEAGVFKPNSAAGTMRKQDIRGDYIQHLLSYIDVSQLKPLKIVCNAGNGGAGAVIDALEPHLPFEFIKVHHQPDGSFPNGIPNPLLPERRQASIDAVKEHQADLGIAWDGDFDRCFFFDETGAFIEGYYLVGLLAQAFLKKSPGEKIVHDPRLTWNTIDQVGSAGGEVVQSKTGHAFIKARMREVDAVYGGEMSAHHYFRRFAYCDNGNIPWLLVAELMSVQGLSLSTMVADRVAKFPCSGEINRTVNNPDKILNSVKEHYLPAVKEIEEVDGLSLAFDQWRCNVRMSSTEPVLRLNVEARADVTLMEEKTQEVLTLVSQFDDV from the coding sequence GTGAAAATAGATATAAAGTGCTTTAAGGCCTACGATATAAGAGGCAAAGTTCCTCTCGAACTCAATCAGGATGTGGCCTATCGAGTCGGGCGAGCTTATGTGGAGTATTTGCAAGCTAAGACTGTTGTTGTAGGACACGATATACGATTAACAAGTGAAGAGCTGAGTAATGCGCTGATAAAAGGGATTACAGAGGCTGGTGCTGATGTTATCCACATTGGTGAATGTGGTACAGAAGAAGTGTACTTTGCCACTTTCCATCTCAATACTGATGGTGGGATATGCGTCACTGCCAGTCATAATCCAATGGATTACAACGGGATGAAATTGGTGAAACAGGGGTCCCGTCCAATTTCGGGTGACGACGGACTTGCTGAAATTAAAGCGATTGCCGAAGCTGGAGTTTTTAAGCCAAATTCTGCTGCGGGAACAATGCGTAAGCAAGATATCCGTGGCGACTATATTCAGCATTTGTTGTCTTATATCGACGTTAGCCAACTCAAACCTCTGAAAATTGTCTGTAACGCTGGTAATGGCGGTGCTGGTGCCGTTATCGATGCATTAGAGCCTCATCTGCCGTTTGAATTTATCAAAGTACACCATCAGCCAGATGGCTCTTTTCCTAACGGTATCCCTAACCCCTTACTCCCAGAGCGTCGTCAAGCGAGTATTGATGCAGTTAAGGAACATCAAGCTGACCTTGGTATTGCTTGGGATGGTGATTTTGATCGTTGCTTTTTCTTTGACGAGACCGGCGCCTTTATTGAGGGTTATTATCTAGTGGGTCTACTTGCTCAGGCGTTTTTGAAAAAGTCCCCTGGTGAAAAAATAGTGCACGATCCGAGACTAACTTGGAACACTATTGATCAGGTAGGCAGCGCCGGCGGTGAGGTAGTACAAAGTAAAACCGGCCACGCTTTTATCAAAGCTCGTATGCGTGAAGTTGATGCCGTGTACGGTGGGGAAATGAGTGCCCATCATTATTTTAGGCGTTTTGCTTACTGTGATAATGGCAATATTCCTTGGCTTTTAGTTGCTGAACTTATGAGTGTACAAGGGCTTTCTTTATCGACCATGGTGGCGGATCGAGTCGCTAAATTTCCTTGCAGTGGCGAAATTAATCGTACTGTGAATAATCCAGATAAAATTCTTAACTCTGTTAAAGAGCATTATTTGCCTGCTGTTAAGGAAATAGAGGAAGTTGATGGTTTATCCTTGGCGTTTGATCAATGGCGATGCAACGTACGTATGTCAAGTACTGAACCAGTGCTAAGGTTAAATGTTGAGGCGCGTGCTGATGTTACTTTAATGGAAGAAAAAACACAGGAAGTGTTAACTTTGGTTAGCCAATTTGATGATGTCTAA
- a CDS encoding SDR family oxidoreductase: MSKKVALITGGSRGIGAATAIKFAENGFDICINYVANKSAAEDVANTIDKFGVKSICVQADISNEQEVIKLFATVDQELGCVSAVINNAAILTTQTRLENIDAKRLNTIFQTNVTSAFLCCREAVRRMSYKNGGAGGVIVNVSSNAAKTGSPNEYIDYAASKGAIDTLTKGLALEVADEGIRVNAVRPGLIYTEMHTSGGEPNRVDRLKNKIPMQRGGQATEVAEAIYWLASDHSSFSTGSFIDLTGGL, from the coding sequence ATGTCAAAAAAAGTGGCGCTCATCACTGGCGGTAGTCGCGGCATTGGCGCTGCGACAGCCATAAAGTTTGCCGAAAACGGTTTTGATATATGCATCAATTATGTGGCGAATAAATCTGCGGCAGAAGATGTGGCCAACACAATTGATAAATTTGGTGTTAAATCTATATGTGTGCAGGCGGATATCTCTAATGAGCAAGAGGTGATAAAACTTTTTGCGACTGTGGATCAAGAATTGGGCTGCGTCAGTGCCGTTATTAATAATGCAGCAATATTGACTACCCAAACACGTCTAGAAAATATAGACGCTAAACGTCTCAATACAATTTTTCAAACCAATGTCACAAGTGCTTTTTTATGCTGCCGAGAAGCCGTAAGAAGAATGTCCTATAAGAATGGTGGGGCGGGTGGCGTAATCGTTAATGTCTCGTCTAATGCTGCTAAAACAGGATCACCTAATGAATATATTGACTACGCTGCATCAAAAGGAGCGATAGATACTTTAACAAAGGGTCTCGCTCTAGAAGTAGCCGATGAAGGTATTCGAGTCAACGCCGTGCGCCCAGGTTTGATTTATACCGAGATGCATACCTCAGGGGGAGAACCGAATAGAGTTGATCGATTAAAAAATAAAATACCGATGCAACGAGGGGGACAAGCAACCGAAGTGGCTGAAGCGATTTACTGGCTGGCCTCGGATCACTCCTCATTTTCAACGGGTAGCTTTATTGATTTGACAGGAGGACTTTAA
- a CDS encoding DoxX family protein — MNIVGTINSYAKKIGNIIPEWLIALTMRVSIFFIFWKSVQTKIEGLTIAGQHFAFWGVTDSAVLLFEYEYDLPLLPPNIAAYLATFGEFFLSLGILFGLFTRLSALGLLIMTAVIQIFVYPNAWGVHIVWAAILLYLMRHGAGNVSLDKMLNQA; from the coding sequence ATGAATATAGTTGGAACAATTAATAGCTATGCAAAAAAAATTGGCAACATTATTCCTGAGTGGCTAATTGCCCTAACAATGAGAGTTTCAATATTTTTTATTTTTTGGAAGTCAGTACAAACAAAAATAGAAGGATTGACAATTGCTGGACAACACTTTGCATTTTGGGGTGTCACCGATAGTGCCGTTTTGTTATTTGAATACGAATATGATTTACCTTTATTACCGCCTAATATCGCGGCTTATTTAGCGACATTTGGTGAGTTCTTTTTGTCTTTAGGCATTTTGTTTGGACTGTTTACACGTTTAAGTGCCCTCGGCCTTTTAATTATGACTGCTGTAATTCAAATTTTTGTTTACCCTAACGCATGGGGTGTTCACATCGTATGGGCAGCTATTTTGCTATATCTCATGCGTCATGGAGCGGGGAATGTTTCGTTAGATAAAATGCTAAACCAAGCCTAA
- the fabB gene encoding beta-ketoacyl-ACP synthase I: MKRVVVTGMGIVSCIGNDKETVLDALRTGKSGIKHNPSYEEQKFRSTISGSVELDLKDHIDRKILRFMGDAAGFNYVAMQQAIADAGLSESEVSNERVGIITGSGGASTKSVVDAADIMRAKGVKRAGAYRVTQTMGSTTSACLATPFKIKGVNYSISSACATSAHCIGNAMELIQLGKQDIIFAGGGEEEHWTLTGLFDAMGALSTKYNDTPELASRAYDADRDGFVIAGGGGCLAIESLDHALARGAKIYGELVGYGATSDGYDMVAPSGEGAARCMRMAMNTVEGEIDYINSHGTSTPVGDVAELRAVREVFADKIPSISSTKSLTGHSLGATGVQEAIYTLLMMKENFIAGSVNINTLDPEAQGIPIVTSTKDATITRAMSNSFGFGGTNATLVFQKYQG, translated from the coding sequence ATGAAGCGAGTTGTGGTTACAGGCATGGGAATCGTCTCCTGCATCGGTAATGATAAGGAAACTGTTCTCGACGCCCTTCGCACTGGCAAGTCTGGTATAAAGCACAACCCCAGCTATGAAGAGCAGAAGTTTCGCAGCACCATATCAGGCTCCGTGGAGCTTGATCTAAAAGATCATATAGACCGTAAAATTTTGCGTTTTATGGGTGATGCTGCCGGATTCAATTATGTTGCCATGCAGCAAGCCATTGCTGATGCAGGCCTTTCAGAAAGCGAAGTCTCCAATGAAAGAGTGGGCATCATTACAGGCTCTGGTGGTGCATCTACCAAAAGTGTGGTCGATGCTGCGGATATCATGAGGGCAAAAGGTGTCAAGCGAGCAGGCGCCTACCGAGTAACTCAAACCATGGGTAGCACTACCTCAGCATGTCTTGCCACCCCCTTTAAAATCAAAGGCGTTAACTACTCTATATCTTCCGCGTGTGCGACCAGTGCCCATTGTATTGGTAATGCCATGGAGTTAATCCAGCTAGGCAAGCAGGATATTATATTTGCTGGTGGCGGTGAAGAAGAACACTGGACACTGACTGGCCTATTCGATGCCATGGGCGCCTTGTCTACTAAATATAACGATACACCGGAGCTAGCCTCACGAGCTTACGATGCGGATCGAGACGGCTTTGTCATTGCCGGCGGTGGTGGTTGTCTAGCTATAGAGTCTCTTGATCATGCTCTTGCTCGAGGCGCTAAAATATATGGCGAATTGGTAGGCTATGGAGCGACTTCGGATGGTTATGATATGGTTGCGCCTTCTGGCGAAGGTGCTGCTCGATGCATGCGTATGGCAATGAATACCGTTGAGGGCGAGATCGACTACATCAACTCTCATGGCACTAGTACCCCCGTTGGTGATGTTGCCGAACTGCGCGCAGTTAGAGAAGTATTCGCAGATAAAATTCCTTCTATCAGTTCCACCAAGTCTCTAACAGGTCATTCTCTGGGTGCCACAGGCGTACAAGAAGCTATATACACGTTGCTCATGATGAAAGAAAATTTCATCGCAGGCTCGGTGAACATCAATACACTTGATCCAGAAGCACAAGGCATACCTATTGTCACCAGTACAAAGGACGCAACTATCACCCGTGCTATGTCAAATAGCTTCGGCTTTGGCGGCACTAATGCCACCTTGGTGTTCCAAAAATATCAAGGCTAA
- a CDS encoding DUF692 domain-containing protein: MFQLPCRAGIGLKAQHYTQLIEDTSATSWLEIHPENYMGAGGPPHRYLSKLREDYPLSMHGVGMSLGSASGIDEKHLTRLKKLVDRYQPEHVSEHLSWSHWNAIFLNDLLPLPYTAQSLEIICDNINKVQDFLGRSILIENPSTYIDFAQSDYSEPEFFAELVKRCGCDVLLDINNIYVSAYNNGFDSKTYIDAFPLASVKEIHLAGHALKELSSGQKIRIDDHGSKVVAEVWSLYEYFFTHYKKPIATLIEWDTNIPELAILTSQAHEANRIMDNTLDKAILSEPL, encoded by the coding sequence ATGTTTCAACTTCCTTGTCGCGCAGGTATTGGGCTAAAAGCCCAGCACTATACGCAATTAATTGAAGATACTTCCGCTACCAGCTGGTTAGAGATTCATCCGGAAAATTATATGGGCGCCGGTGGCCCACCCCACCGCTATTTATCCAAGCTGCGTGAAGATTACCCACTGTCCATGCATGGTGTCGGTATGTCCTTAGGCAGTGCTAGTGGCATCGACGAAAAACATCTTACACGATTGAAAAAATTAGTGGACAGATATCAACCTGAACATGTGTCCGAGCATTTATCCTGGAGTCATTGGAATGCTATTTTTCTCAATGATTTATTACCCTTACCTTATACCGCTCAAAGCTTAGAAATCATTTGCGATAATATTAATAAGGTGCAGGATTTTTTGGGGCGCTCAATCCTTATTGAAAACCCATCGACCTATATTGATTTTGCACAAAGTGATTATAGTGAACCCGAGTTTTTCGCTGAACTTGTTAAACGATGTGGGTGCGATGTGCTACTAGATATCAATAATATTTATGTATCGGCATACAATAATGGTTTCGATTCAAAAACCTATATAGACGCGTTTCCCTTGGCTTCGGTAAAAGAAATTCACTTGGCAGGACATGCACTGAAAGAGCTTTCTAGTGGTCAAAAAATTAGAATTGACGACCACGGATCAAAAGTCGTAGCAGAGGTATGGAGCTTATATGAATATTTTTTTACTCACTACAAAAAACCTATAGCGACGCTTATCGAATGGGATACTAATATTCCAGAACTTGCAATACTAACGAGCCAAGCGCATGAAGCTAACAGGATAATGGATAATACTCTTGATAAAGCGATTTTATCGGAGCCGTTATGA